ATGGGCCAGCGGTTCCTGGCAGCTCTTGGCCTTAGGCGGCAAGGTGAGCTGCATCATTTCGATGGTGCCGTTCATGTCCGGCGTCAGGACTTCGTAATGAATGCCCTGGTCGATGAGCTGGCGGCGGTTTTCCTTGCGGACGACGTCGCTTTGGATGTCGGGGCTGTCCAAAAAAAATCGGTATAGCGGTTCGTCTAAGGCGATGGACAAGAGGCGAATCGTATTCAGCGACGGAGACGCCTGCCCTCGCTCTATCTGGCTGAGCATAGACGACGTGATTTGCGACGCCTCAGCCAGTTCTTTTATTGTCAGGCCGCGGGCCAGGCGGTAGCTTTTTATTTTTTGACCTAATTGCAGTGATAAATCCATGACAGGCTCCTTTCTGTATTGATACTAGCAGACGAAGGCCTTCTTCGTCAACTATGCGGGCCGCCTCACGTCAGCTTATCCAGCTCTTCCATCATGGCCCGGCGCCGCTTGTACTGCTGCCGCCATTGGCCGACGAGGGCCTGTACGAAGGGCGGCCCGCCGGGAAGGCGTTTCATCTTGCGCAGAATCCGTACGATTTTGACGTAGCTCGGACGGCCAAGGCCTTGAACGGCAATCTCTGTGACGATGTGTTCGTAAAGCTGAAGGAGCTCGTCGGGAAAATTCTCTTTGAGGATGGATTCGTATTGCTGTACTTCCGACAGGCGGCAATGCTTTTGGACGTGGCAAAGGAGGCGGTCGTAGAGCTTTTCTTCGGCGTATAGTTGTCCGGCGTAGGGATTGGTTCCCCAGCTGGTCAGGATTT
This region of Megasphaera stantonii genomic DNA includes:
- a CDS encoding cupin domain-containing protein, with product MDLSLQLGQKIKSYRLARGLTIKELAEASQITSSMLSQIERGQASPSLNTIRLLSIALDEPLYRFFLDSPDIQSDVVRKENRRQLIDQGIHYEVLTPDMNGTIEMMQLTLPPKAKSCQEPLAHKGEEVALVQSGTVELTLDFETCVLYAGDSVRIKSETKHTWQNVGEEPAVVIFAVSPPSF